One Coccinella septempunctata chromosome 1, icCocSept1.1, whole genome shotgun sequence DNA window includes the following coding sequences:
- the LOC123313771 gene encoding cathepsin B-like, with amino-acid sequence MQSTIFVLLVIAAVSFAAIEEHPLSDEFINRINSVQNSWTAGRNFDKDTPISHIKGLLGVPVGYKSRLPKKLEEPLKNLPSNFDAREQWPECKSLDVVWDQSTCGSCWAFGAVEAMSDRICIHSNGTKQVLLSARDLLTCCYSCGDGCDGGYPDSAWEYWVTDGIVTDGCQAYPFPSCEHHVPGSRPPCGDTKPTPECMNECDAPSTRDYTTDRHFGKSAYMVDNEDTIKSEIYKNGPVEASFSVYADFLSYKSGVYKNVSGQFMGGHAVKILGWGIENGTKYWLVANSWNEDWGDKGFFKILRGSDECGIEDGVVAGMPAY; translated from the exons ATGCAGTCCACAATATTCGTACTTCTTGTGATAGCGGCCGTTTCTTTCGCCGCTATAGAGGAACATCCCCTCTCCGACGAGTTTATCAACAGGATCAACAGCGTCCAAAACTCATGGACGGCAGGTAGAAACTTCGACAAGGACACTCCCATCTCCCACATCAAGGGCCTTCTGGGGGTTCCGGTGGGTTACAAGAGCAGGCTACCCAAAAAGTTGGAGGAGCCCCTCAAAAATCTGCCATCCAATTTTGATGCCCGTGAACAGTGGCCCGAGTGCAAATCTTTGGACGTCGTGTGGGATCAGTCAACTTGCGGTTCTTGCTGG GCTTTTGGAGCTGTTGAAGCTATGAGCGACAGAATTTGCATTCACTCCAATGGTACCAAGCAGGTTTTACTGTCAGCTAGGGACCTATTGACTTGCTGCTACAGCTGTGGTGATGGATGTGATGGAGGATATCCTGACTCAGCTTGGGAATACTGGGTTACTGATGGTATTGTAACTGAC GGATGCCAGGCATATCCGTTCCCATCCTGTGAACACCACGTGCCAGGATCCCGTCCGCCATGTGGGGACACGAAACCTACTCCAGAATGTATGAATGAATGCGATGCACCCTCGACAAGGGACTATACAACGGACCGTCATTTCGGAAAATCCGCATACATGGTAGACAATGAGGACACCATTAAATCAGAAATATACAAAAATGGTCCAGTCGAAGCATCATTCAGCGTTTATGCTGATTTCTTGAGCTACAAGAGTG GAGTCTACAAAAACGTATCTGGCCAGTTTATGGGAGGACACGCTGTAAAAATCCTTGGATGGGGAATTGAGAATGGAACCAAATACTGGTTGGTCGCAAACTCATGGAATGAGGATTGGGGAGACAAAGGATTTTTCAAAATCCTTCGTGGATCAGACGAGTGTGGAATTGAAGATGGAGTTGTTGCTGGAATGCCAGCTTATTAA
- the LOC123313780 gene encoding 60S ribosomal protein L7-like, translating into MAPTVQKTKKGLPVVPESVLKHRRRRDLARAKQVQTAIKRKAAQVKKRKEIFKRAEHYVKEYRLKERDEVRLIRQAKNRGNYYVPGEAKLAFVIRIRGINKVAPKVRKVLQLFRLRQINNGVFVKLNKATINMLRICEPYITWGYPNLKSVRELIYKRGFAKINGQRVPITSNEIIEQRLSKSNIICVEDLIHEIFTVGDKFKFASNFLWPFKLNTPTGGWRRKTNHYVEGGDFGNREDKINELLRRMV; encoded by the exons ATGGCTCCTAC GGTTCAAAAAACCAAAAAGGGACTCCCGGTTGTTCCCGAGTCCGTCTTGAAGCATCGTAGAAGGCGTGATTTGGCTAGAGCCAAACAAGTCCAGACTGCTATCAAAAGGAAAGCAGCCCAGGTGAAGAAACGTAAAGAAATCTTCAAAAGAGCCGAACATTATGTTAAGGAATACAGGCTTAAAGAGAGGGATGAAGTTCGCCTCATCAGACAGGCAAAGAATCGTGGAAATTACTATGTTCCTGGAGAAGCCAAGCTAGCCTTTGTAATTAGGATAAGAGG TATCAACAAAGTAGCTCCTAAAGTGCGTAAAGTATTGCAACTTTTCCGCTTGAGACAAATCAACAATGGAGTGTTTGTCAAATTGAACAAGGCAACCATCAACATGTTGAGGATTTGTGAACCCTACATTACCTGGGGATATCCCAATCTCAAATCAGTTCGTGAACTTATTTACAAACGTGGATTTGCCAAAATTAATGGACAGAGAGTGCCCATCACTAGTAACGAAATTATTGAACAGAGACTTAGCAAGTCCAACATAATTTGTGTGGAAGACTTGATCCATGAAATCTTTACTGTTGGTGATAAATTCAAGTTTGCGTCGAACTTCTTATGGCCATTTAAG TTGAACACACCTACTGGTGGATGGCGCAGAAAAACTAACCATTATGTAGAAGGTGGAGATTTTGGTAACAGAGAAGATAAGATAAATGAACTATTGAGAAGGATGGTTTAA